GCTCAGAAGAATGGCAGAAAGCGATGAAGATGGAAAGAGGATTCTTGAATATGCTAGGCGCTTGGAGGGGTCAATCCGGAATACAGGTATTCATGCTGCAGGGCTCATTATTTGTGGAGATCCTTTGACCGATCATATCCCTGTCTGCAGTGCTAAAGATTCCGAGCTTGCTGCGACACAATACTCGATGAAGCCCGTCGAGGCTGTTGGAATGCTTAAAATTGACTTTTTAGGGCTTAAGACGTTGACTTCGATCCAAAAGACTGTGGATGCTATTGCAGACCATGGGGGAGAAAGAATCGATTGGGTTAACCTTCCTCTTGAAGACCAGAATACATTCAATCTTTTGAACCAGGGAAAAACACAGGGGGTCTTCCAGCTGGAATCCACTGGAATGCAAGAGCTGGCTAAACATCTTCATATTGATAAGTTTGAAGAGATTATTGCTGTAGGAGCTTTGTATCGCCCAGGCCCTATGGAGATGATTCCCTCTTTTATCAACCGGAAGCATGGACGTGAGAAGATTGAAGTTGACCATCCCTTGATGGAAGATGTCATTCAGGAAACCTATGGAATCATGGTTTATCAGGAGCAAGTGATGCAAATTGCTTCCCTCCTTGCCGATTATTCTCTTGGAGAAGGTGACGTTTTGCGGCGTGCAATGGGGAAGAAAGATCGGGATGAAATGGCAAAGCAGCGGGAAAAATTCCGCAACGGAGCTATTCAGAAAGGAATCAATGAAAACAAAGCGATGGAAGTTTTCGATAAGATTGAGAAATTCGCCTCATACGGTTTCAACAAATCTCATGCAGCAGCTTATGGCTATCTTAGCTATGTCACAGCATTTCTTAAAGCAAACTATCCAAAAGAATGGCTTGCCGCTTTGATGACCTGTGATAGCGATGATTTGACCAAAGTATCAAAGCATATCCGTGAATGTGAAGCCATGGGAATGAAAATCCTTCCTCCTGATGTTAATGAATCAGGAACAGAGTTTGCTGCTGCTCCTTCCGGGATTCGTTTTGCTATGTCAGGAATTAAAGGGGTTGGAAGAGGGGTTGTTGATGCGATTCTTGAAGAACGAAAGAAAAAAGGGCCATACAAATCACTCTATGAATTTTTCAGACGGATTGACCTAACAAGAGTAGGGAAAAAAGTTGTTGAGAATCTTGTTGATGCAGGGAGTTTCGATTTTACAACATGGACGAGGCAAGAACTACTTGAGAGTGTCGAACCTATGTTTGAGCAAACATCTCGGGAACAAAAAGAGGCTGCTAAAGGGGTTATGGACTTCTTTTCAATGATTGAAGATGAAGGGAAAAGTCCGTTTCTTACTCCTCCTATTGTTGAAAGGCAACAAGAAAAAAAAGAGATTCTTGCAAAAGAGAAAGAATTCCTAGGATTTTACCTAACGGGACACCCAATGGATGAATATAGAGAGCTTATTGATAAACTAAGCTGTCTTCCATTGAACGAATTAGGTTCAGCCAAAAATGGAGCGGTCATCAAGGTAGCATGCATCATTGAAAGTGTGAAAGTAAAAATTTCCCAAAAAACGCAGAAAAAATTTGCAATATTGGTTATCAGTGATGGAGTAGAGCGGTTTGAGCTTCCTGTTTGGCCGGGCATGTATGATGAACATAGCGCCCTTTTTGTAGAAAACCAACTTCTGCTTTCGATTCTTCAGGTTGAAAATGAAGGGGGTGCGACTAAGCTTCGGTGTCGCTCTCTAGAAGACTTAACAACTGTTACTGAGGAAAACGTAGGGCAATTTGAGGCTCTTTATGAACAGGTCAAGCAGATTGCGAAATCTGATGCTCGTCGCAAGAAAAAACAAAATGTGGAGAAAACGATGGATTCAAATGACAATAAAAAACTCCATCTGACTCTGGATGTAAATAGTGTTCGGTTATCAGAAATTGTAAAACTCAAAAATCTTTTTCATAAATATCCTGGAAGTGCCCCTGTTGATATCGCCTTCAACAGCTCTCATCAAAAAATTGGTGTTGTGGAAGTGGAATCTAAGTGGGGTGTGGGCTGGAATTCGGAGCTAGAAAATAGAATAAAATCATTTTCTTTCATTCAGGACTTTTCTTTTGAAGGGTAAATCGATATACTAACAAATATGAAAAAAGTAGCTATCATACTTCTCATTTGTTTCGGAGCGCTTAGCGCGAACCCTCTTGACCCGGTTATTCGTAGTCAGATCAATGTTCATCGGTACTACTCAAAAATGATCGACCATTATCAGAATGAGGATTGGCAGAAACTTTCTTGGAAGTGCCAAGATCTTATTGCTGATTTTCCAACGAGTCCTTTTGCTCGTGAAGCCCTCTACTATTTGGGGGTTGCACATTACAAGCTGGGGGAGTTTGAACATGCAAATATGGCTTTTTCTGATTACTTAAAGGAAGAGCTGACACCTAAGTTTTTTGATCAAGTGATTCGCTATAAATTTGAAATTGCCCGTGCTTTTGACGAAGGGGCAAGAGTTCACTTGTTTGGTTGGCAGAAAATGCCCAAGTGGCTTCCTGCATATGATGAAGCCCTTGAAATTTATGATGAAGTGATTACAACCCTTCCACGAGACGATTTGGCTGCTCAATCACTGTATAGGAAAGGGGTAATTCTGCTTCGCATGGAAGAATATAAAAAGAGTATTGAAGCATTTCAAACGTTGATTCGCCGCTTTCCTAAACACCCACGTTCTCCCGATGGATATGTTGGTATTAGTGAAGTTTACCTTACTGAGTGTGATCAGGAATTCCCAGATGCTAATAAACTTGATTTAGCAGAGATTAATCTCCGAAAATTTCGTTACCACTTTCCAAGTGAACCTCGCATTACTGAGGCTGAAGAGAAGCTGTTAGGGATGAAGGAGCGCCTTGCCAATGATCTGCTAGAGATCGCTGAGTTCTATGAAAGAACAAAGAAGAAAAAGGCTGCTGCAATCTACTATGCGACAATCCTTAAGAAATATCCAGAAACCAAAGCAGCAAATAAGTCTGAAAAACGACTAAAAGTTCTTGATGTCCCCGATGTTTACTCGAATAAAAAGTCCCAGGAAGGGGCGATTGTTGTGGATAGCTCTGCTGAGTAGTATCCTCTTATCATCATGTGGTTATCACGTCGACAATGATGAGGCTCTTTCTGCTTTCCCTACCATTTCTGTTCCCTATTTTAGTGGGGATCAGAGTGGGGTTCTTACCGATATTGTTGTTAAATCCCTTAGCAGCTCTGGTGTCTTTAACTATGCTAATCAAGGGGGAGCAATCACCTTAGAGGGCAAAATTATTTCAGATAATTGTGAAAATATTGGGTATCAATATGACCGTCATCCTGTATCAGGAGAGAGGATCAACCGCCTTGTTCCCAACGAAGGGCGTAGAGAGGTGACAGTTGAGATTACCTTAGTCGATAGCAGCTCCCTTAAGGTTCTTTACGGTCCATTTGTCATTTCAGCATATAGTGACTACGACTTTGTTGATTCGGATTCTCTTCAGGATGCCTCGTTTATGAATACAGCGGGTACCAGAGAATCTGTTCTCTTTTTCTCTCTTGGCCAGCTTGACTCAATTGATGGAGCCAAAGCAGCCTCATTAGATCCGATTTATCACCGCCTTGCCACTAAGATCACCGAAGGGCTTTCCAATCTTCCCTACAACATTGAAGCGACTGTCAAGATAGAGTAATAGCATTTATCGAAAATAATTTGATGAATCGTATAACATTTTATGTATGATGGGATCATGGAAGAGCAAAAATCATTTAGTGCGCATTTGAGTGAGCTGTATGCAATGCTTGGGTGGGTTTGCGAGAGACTTGGTCAAACCGGTCTGTCAGACATTGAGGTAAGGCGGATTGAAATTGCGCTGGAAGAGGGACTTGTGAACGTAATTTCCTATGCGTATCAAGGGGAAGAGGGAAAAATTGCACTTTCTATCCGGTGTGAAAAAGGAAAGTATGTGGAAATCACGATAGAAGATTCGGGGCTCCCCTTCAATCCGTTGAAACATAAGAGGAAAATCGACCCTTTTGTTCCGGTTGAAGATCTGGAAGAAGGTGGATTAGGTATTTTATTTATGCAAAAGCTTATGGATAAAGTAGAGTACCAAAGGTTCAAGAAAAAAAATCAACTTACCATACGAAAAAATCTACCTTAAAAATCTTCTTGAGGAGTAAGCTTGTGGCTTAATTTAATCCGGAGGTTTCTTTTGAGAGTCTTTGTCACTTTACTTTTGTTGGTTTTTTCATTTGGATGCAGTAAAAGTGCTATCCGCGAGAAGGGCAATCGCCCGCTTAAGATTTGTTTTAGTGAAGAGATTCGAATCTTGGATCCCCGTCTTGGAGGAGAGGAACCAACTACCCATGTTATCCGAATGCTTTTTGATGGGCTTATGAGACGAGATGCAGAAGGGAAAGTGGTGCCTGCTGTCGCCGAAAGTTATGATGTTTTTGAGAATAGTACTGTTTATATCTTCCACTTAAGGGAAACACTGTGGAGTGATGGCCATCCTGTGACTGCACACGATTTTGAGCATGCATGGAAAAAGTCGCTTGATCCAAAAACTCTCAGCCATGGAGCTCAGAACTTTTACATGATCAAGAACGCCAAGGAATCTGTAGAAGGGTTAGTCCATCCAGATGAAATTGGGGTTTTGGCTATCGACGACCTTACATTAAGAGTTGAGCTTGCCTATCCCGTACCTTATTTTGTAGATGCTCTGCTCTGTACCATGTTTTCTCCTATACCAAAACATGTTGATAAAGCGGATTCAATGTGGGCCTTCCGCATTGACGAATCCTTTGTTTCAAATGGTCCGTTTCGTTTGAAAAAATGGCATCATGGAGACGATATCATTTTCGAGAAAAATCTCCTGTACTGGGATAAGCATAATGTTCAAATTCCAGGAATTGAAGTTTGTTTTGTGGAAGAAGGGATGACGCAACTCTATCT
The window above is part of the Candidatus Neptunochlamydia sp. REUL1 genome. Proteins encoded here:
- a CDS encoding ATP-binding protein, producing MYDGIMEEQKSFSAHLSELYAMLGWVCERLGQTGLSDIEVRRIEIALEEGLVNVISYAYQGEEGKIALSIRCEKGKYVEITIEDSGLPFNPLKHKRKIDPFVPVEDLEEGGLGILFMQKLMDKVEYQRFKKKNQLTIRKNLP
- the bamD gene encoding outer membrane protein assembly factor BamD encodes the protein MKKVAIILLICFGALSANPLDPVIRSQINVHRYYSKMIDHYQNEDWQKLSWKCQDLIADFPTSPFAREALYYLGVAHYKLGEFEHANMAFSDYLKEELTPKFFDQVIRYKFEIARAFDEGARVHLFGWQKMPKWLPAYDEALEIYDEVITTLPRDDLAAQSLYRKGVILLRMEEYKKSIEAFQTLIRRFPKHPRSPDGYVGISEVYLTECDQEFPDANKLDLAEINLRKFRYHFPSEPRITEAEEKLLGMKERLANDLLEIAEFYERTKKKKAAAIYYATILKKYPETKAANKSEKRLKVLDVPDVYSNKKSQEGAIVVDSSAE
- the dnaE gene encoding DNA polymerase III subunit alpha, with the translated sequence MGWTPLHVHSQYSILDSTASVQLLAKKTKEFGMEALALTDLCNMFGVVDFFKACKKEGIKPIIGTEVIVAPLSRHDKKRISGYSVGYPLILLAKDREGYRNLCKISSIGYLEGFYYTPRVDKEILEKYSKGLICLSGPITSRLSQFIIQEREEEFEDELKWQLDLYGEHFYFELQRHQMHEEHIKSEGIEKESWLYQQYLDRVKNQEKVNNRFITLSKERGIPCVATNGTHYIDRGDWRAHEILMNVQSGEPVEVIERDSFGNPRGISLNPKRKVIPTHELYFKSPKEMIDLFADVPEAIENTGKIAALCNMELDFETKYYPVFVPPYLEGTEYSEKTRVEEAANFLRTLCKEGIPNRYTPERLAKVQEKYPDQDPMDVVTKRLEGELEIIISKGMCDYLLIVYDFIAWAKNKGIPVGPGRGSGAGSIILYLIGITDIEPLRFNLFFERFINPERMSYPDIDVDICMDRRAEVIEYTLKKYGKEKVAQIITFGTMKAKMAIKDVGRVLSVPLAKVNEIAKLVPEDPTMTLERALELDPELRRMAESDEDGKRILEYARRLEGSIRNTGIHAAGLIICGDPLTDHIPVCSAKDSELAATQYSMKPVEAVGMLKIDFLGLKTLTSIQKTVDAIADHGGERIDWVNLPLEDQNTFNLLNQGKTQGVFQLESTGMQELAKHLHIDKFEEIIAVGALYRPGPMEMIPSFINRKHGREKIEVDHPLMEDVIQETYGIMVYQEQVMQIASLLADYSLGEGDVLRRAMGKKDRDEMAKQREKFRNGAIQKGINENKAMEVFDKIEKFASYGFNKSHAAAYGYLSYVTAFLKANYPKEWLAALMTCDSDDLTKVSKHIRECEAMGMKILPPDVNESGTEFAAAPSGIRFAMSGIKGVGRGVVDAILEERKKKGPYKSLYEFFRRIDLTRVGKKVVENLVDAGSFDFTTWTRQELLESVEPMFEQTSREQKEAAKGVMDFFSMIEDEGKSPFLTPPIVERQQEKKEILAKEKEFLGFYLTGHPMDEYRELIDKLSCLPLNELGSAKNGAVIKVACIIESVKVKISQKTQKKFAILVISDGVERFELPVWPGMYDEHSALFVENQLLLSILQVENEGGATKLRCRSLEDLTTVTEENVGQFEALYEQVKQIAKSDARRKKKQNVEKTMDSNDNKKLHLTLDVNSVRLSEIVKLKNLFHKYPGSAPVDIAFNSSHQKIGVVEVESKWGVGWNSELENRIKSFSFIQDFSFEG